In a single window of the Salmo trutta chromosome 23, fSalTru1.1, whole genome shotgun sequence genome:
- the LOC115159199 gene encoding fructose-1,6-bisphosphatase 1: MSDRGSFDTNVVTLTRFVLEEGRKAKGTGELTTLLNSICTAVKAISTAVRKAGIANLYGIAGSTNVTGDQVKKLDVLSNDLVINMIKSSFTSCVLVSEEDERALIVEPEKQGKYIVCFDPLDGSSNIDCLVSIGTIFAIYRKTTDDEPNEKDALQSGRHIVAAGYALYGSATMMVLSTGQGVNCFMLDPSIGEFILTDKDVKIKKRGKIYSLNEGYAQHFYPDVTEYLKKKKYPEDGSAPYGGRYVGSMVADVHRTLVYGGIFLYPANVKSPKGKLRLLYECNPMSFIIEQAGGMATTGEMNVLDIQPENIHQRVPVVLGSPEDVQEYIAIYKKTRM, from the exons ATGTCTGACCGGGGCTCATTCGACACTAATGTCGTTACCCTCACGAGATTCGTGctggaggagggaaggaaggcgAAGGGAACGGGAGAACTGACAACCCTCCTCAACTCCATCTGCACAGCCGTCAAAGCCATCTCCACCGCCGTCAGGAAAGCTGGGATTGCCAACCT CTATGGCATTGCTGGGAGCACCAACGTGACAGGTGACCAGGTAAAGAAGCTGGATGTTCTGTCCAACGACCTGGTCATCAACATGATTAAGTCCTCCTTCACCTCCTGTGTCCTGGTGTCAGAGGAGGACGAGAGGGCCCTCATCGTGGAGCCAGAGAAACAG GGGAAATATATTGTGTGCTTTGACCCACTTGATGGCTCGTCAAACATTGACTGTCTTGTATCAATTGGAACAATTTTTGCCATCTACAGAAAG ACGACAGACGATGAGCCCAATGAGAAGGACGCACTGCAGTCTGGACGTCACATTGTTGCCGCCGGTTACGCCCTCTACGGCAGTGCCACCATGATGGTACTCTCTACAGGACAAGGGGTCAACTGCTTCATGCTGGACCCT TCCATCGGGGAGTTCATCCTAACAGACAAGGATGTGAAGATCAAGAAGAGAGGAAAGATCTACAGTCTAAACGAAGGTTATGCTCAGCACTTCTACCCAGACGTCACAGAGTACCTGAAGAAAAAGAAATACCCAGAG GATGGCAGTGCCCCCTATGGTGGGCGTTATGTTGGTTCAATGGTGGCTGATGTGCACAGGACTCTGGTGTACGGAGGCATCTTCTTATACCCCGCCAATGTCAAGAGCCCCAAGGGCAAG CTGAGGCTGCTGTACGAGTGCAACCCCATGTCGTTTATCATCGAGCAGGCTGGAGGCATGGCCACCACGGGGGAGATGAACGTGCTGGACATCCAGCCAGAGAACATCCACCAGCGGGTTCCTGTAGTCCTGGGCTCCCCTGAAGACGTCCAGGAGTACATTGCCATCTACAAGAAGACACGCATGTGA